The following are encoded together in the Microterricola viridarii genome:
- a CDS encoding RNA polymerase sigma factor — translation MTIDNETAVADVSEGDAMPERTEEAIQPAAPERAARDEGEWFTAVVREHSTALVRYFARRAPRQDAEDLAAEVFVTAWRRRDDVPTYAVLPWLYRTAGFTLANHRRKLVDLPVDEVPESRHTRVSDDPELSLLFDAELRGALASVGERDRHILLLNAWEGLDGVELAEVLGISRSGADAALSRARKRLRDAWQERLSF, via the coding sequence GTGACGATCGACAACGAAACAGCCGTGGCCGATGTGAGCGAGGGGGACGCGATGCCGGAGCGCACCGAGGAAGCCATCCAGCCCGCGGCGCCTGAGCGCGCCGCCCGCGACGAGGGGGAGTGGTTCACCGCGGTGGTGCGTGAGCACTCCACGGCTCTCGTGCGTTATTTCGCCCGTCGCGCACCCCGGCAAGACGCCGAGGACCTCGCCGCCGAAGTCTTCGTGACCGCGTGGCGCCGCCGCGACGACGTGCCGACGTATGCCGTGCTGCCCTGGCTGTACCGCACGGCAGGTTTCACGCTCGCCAACCACCGCCGCAAACTGGTCGACCTGCCGGTCGACGAGGTGCCGGAGTCGCGTCACACGCGTGTCAGCGACGACCCGGAGCTGAGCCTGCTGTTCGACGCGGAACTGCGCGGCGCACTCGCCAGCGTCGGTGAGCGTGACCGGCACATCCTGCTGCTGAACGCGTGGGAGGGCCTGGACGGCGTGGAACTCGCCGAGGTGCTGGGCATCTCGCGCTCCGGGGCGGATGCCGCCCTCTCCCGCGCCCGCAAGAGGCTGCGCGACGCCTGGCAAGAACGGCTCTCGTTCTAA
- a CDS encoding Ppx/GppA phosphatase family protein, with product MTRVAAIDCGTNSIRLLIADLDGRGGLSDVVRTLEVVRLGQGVDKTGRFADDALARTLDATRRYAELCREHRVERIRFVATSATRDAANRAEFTDAVQQILGVPAEVIAGTEEAALSFRGALTAVAAQHDPAARHLVIDLGGGSTELVLGRDAPEAAISMDIGCVRMTERHLGAGVDGDVAQDDAALAALRADVNAALDAASATVDVSLATEVVGVAGTVTTITAHALGLDSYQPDAINGSKLPLAVVLDACDSLARMPRAERAALGFMHPGRVDVIVAGAVIWSTVLQRIAQATAAAGHPLEFVTTSEHDILDGVALSLG from the coding sequence GTGACCCGTGTAGCCGCCATCGACTGCGGAACCAACTCGATCCGCCTGCTCATCGCCGACCTTGACGGGCGCGGCGGCCTCAGCGACGTGGTGCGCACGCTCGAGGTGGTGCGGCTGGGGCAGGGCGTCGACAAGACCGGGCGGTTCGCGGATGACGCGCTCGCCCGCACTCTGGACGCCACCCGCCGCTACGCCGAGCTCTGCCGCGAGCACCGGGTCGAGCGGATCCGTTTCGTCGCGACATCCGCCACCCGTGACGCCGCCAACCGCGCCGAGTTCACCGACGCCGTGCAGCAGATCCTCGGCGTTCCGGCCGAGGTGATCGCCGGCACCGAGGAGGCCGCGCTGTCCTTCCGCGGCGCGCTCACCGCGGTGGCCGCGCAGCACGATCCCGCCGCGCGCCACCTCGTCATCGACCTCGGCGGCGGCTCGACCGAGCTGGTGCTCGGGCGCGATGCGCCCGAGGCCGCGATCTCTATGGACATCGGCTGCGTGCGCATGACCGAGCGGCATCTGGGCGCTGGGGTGGACGGTGACGTCGCGCAAGACGACGCCGCACTGGCCGCACTGCGCGCAGACGTGAATGCCGCACTGGACGCCGCGTCCGCCACCGTCGATGTGTCGCTCGCGACCGAGGTCGTCGGCGTGGCCGGCACGGTGACGACGATCACCGCGCACGCGCTGGGCCTGGACTCCTACCAGCCAGACGCGATCAACGGCAGCAAGCTGCCGCTGGCCGTCGTGCTCGACGCCTGCGACTCGCTCGCCCGGATGCCGCGTGCCGAGCGGGCCGCTCTGGGGTTCATGCACCCGGGCCGGGTCGACGTGATCGTGGCCGGGGCGGTCATCTGGTCGACCGTCCTGCAGCGGATCGCGCAGGCGACGGCCGCCGCCGGGCACCCACTCGAGTTCGTCACGACGAGCGAACACGACATCCTCGATGGCGTCGCACTCTCGCTCGGCTGA
- a CDS encoding SDR family NAD(P)-dependent oxidoreductase, with the protein MPVIAIIGAGPGLGAAVARTFGRVGFSVALISRDQSKLDALAAELEADGVSARGYAADVREPAALEAALARAAVELGPILTLQYSPLPSREYLKPVLDLTPELALEALQFSALGLIHAVRAVLPAMREKGEGSVILINGGTSVKARAGFAGTSVAFPAESAYGEMLHEALEDEGIRVRQLVIPGGIPKLQLPGGVDDIASRIWELHSTPGPFRTMLIPLEDGRE; encoded by the coding sequence ATGCCCGTCATCGCAATCATCGGAGCTGGACCGGGACTCGGCGCAGCGGTCGCCCGCACGTTCGGACGCGTGGGCTTCTCGGTTGCCCTGATCTCCAGGGACCAGTCGAAGCTTGACGCCTTGGCCGCCGAGCTCGAAGCGGATGGCGTGAGCGCCCGTGGCTACGCCGCGGACGTGCGGGAGCCAGCGGCACTTGAGGCCGCGCTCGCGCGTGCCGCCGTCGAGTTGGGCCCGATTCTCACGCTGCAGTACAGCCCGCTCCCGTCTCGCGAGTACCTGAAGCCGGTACTCGATCTGACTCCCGAGCTGGCGCTGGAAGCGCTGCAGTTCTCAGCGCTCGGCCTCATCCACGCGGTGCGCGCAGTGCTGCCGGCAATGCGCGAGAAGGGCGAGGGCAGCGTCATCCTCATCAACGGTGGCACCTCGGTGAAGGCACGCGCCGGGTTCGCCGGAACGTCGGTTGCGTTCCCGGCCGAGAGCGCCTATGGCGAGATGCTTCACGAGGCGCTCGAGGACGAGGGCATCCGCGTCCGCCAGCTCGTGATCCCAGGAGGCATTCCCAAACTTCAGCTGCCGGGCGGCGTCGACGACATCGCCTCGCGCATCTGGGAGCTGCACTCCACGCCGGGTCCCTTCCGCACCATGCTCATCCCGCTCGAGGATGGCCGGGAGTAG
- a CDS encoding DapH/DapD/GlmU-related protein has protein sequence MAEIEGLDELLTALNAGVTIPGGSPHHAAMHAASQESLRITAELNGRYHSPDGVRALMSELIGHEVPESFTLFPPFSADFGKNIRFGADVFVNSGCRFQDQGGIDIGEGSLIGHNAVITTLNHDMAPSRRADMHPARVVIGRGVWFGANVTVLPGVTIGDGAVVGAGAVVTKDVAPLAVVVGVPAKQVGTVSDD, from the coding sequence ATGGCCGAAATCGAAGGACTCGACGAATTGCTGACAGCGCTGAACGCCGGAGTGACGATTCCCGGTGGTTCGCCACACCACGCGGCCATGCACGCCGCGAGTCAGGAGTCGTTGCGCATCACCGCCGAGCTCAACGGGCGCTACCACTCCCCGGATGGCGTCAGGGCGCTGATGAGCGAGCTGATCGGGCACGAGGTCCCCGAGTCGTTCACTCTCTTCCCGCCGTTCAGCGCCGACTTCGGCAAGAACATCCGTTTCGGTGCGGATGTGTTCGTCAACAGCGGCTGCCGATTCCAGGATCAGGGCGGCATCGACATCGGCGAGGGATCCCTCATCGGCCACAACGCCGTCATCACGACGTTGAACCACGACATGGCGCCGAGCCGTCGGGCCGACATGCACCCGGCGCGAGTGGTGATCGGCCGGGGCGTGTGGTTCGGGGCCAACGTGACGGTACTGCCGGGCGTGACGATCGGCGATGGAGCCGTGGTCGGCGCGGGAGCCGTTGTCACGAAGGATGTGGCCCCGCTGGCCGTGGTCGTTGGCGTGCCAGCGAAGCAGGTGGGCACGGTGTCGGACGACTGA
- a CDS encoding VOC family protein: MPIFDHLGITVDDVPRAVTQFDPVLTALGFARYDANGSVSWNLDGEPELILLPARDPGTGPHRHGRVGWQHLAFAVGSRAEVDRLHRIATDTGWTVVRDPKEYPRFTDRYYASFVEDDNGIRIEFMHNPPRETA; this comes from the coding sequence ATGCCCATTTTTGATCATCTCGGCATCACGGTCGACGACGTGCCGCGCGCGGTCACCCAGTTCGACCCTGTGCTGACGGCGCTCGGATTCGCCCGGTACGACGCCAACGGGTCGGTCTCCTGGAACCTGGACGGAGAGCCGGAGCTCATCCTGCTGCCGGCTCGAGATCCGGGTACTGGGCCGCACCGTCACGGGCGAGTCGGGTGGCAGCACCTGGCTTTTGCCGTCGGCTCGCGCGCGGAGGTGGACCGCCTGCATCGGATCGCGACCGACACCGGCTGGACGGTTGTGCGCGACCCGAAGGAGTACCCCCGGTTCACGGACCGGTACTACGCCTCCTTCGTCGAGGACGACAACGGCATCCGGATTGAGTTCATGCACAACCCGCCGCGCGAGACCGCCTGA
- the ychF gene encoding redox-regulated ATPase YchF, with protein sequence MALTIGIVGLPNVGKSTLFNALTKNQVLAANYPFATIEPNIGVVNLPDARLEKLAEIFGSERILPAAVSFVDIAGIVRGASEGEGLGNKFLANIREADAIAQVVRGFADSDVVHVDGKVNPAGDMETINTELILADLETLEKAIPRFEKEIKGKKLGPEVLVAANEARDVLNAGTPLSAASVDLEPIKELGLLTAKPFIYVFNVDEAVLQDDAKLAELAALVAPAKAIFLDAKLESELIDLDDEDAAEMLASTGQTESGLNQLARIGFDTLGLQTYLTAGPKETRAWTIPKGAKAPQAAGVIHTDFERGFIKAEVISFEDLVETGSVAEARSKGKARMEGKEYVMQDGDVVEFRFNV encoded by the coding sequence GTGGCTCTTACTATTGGAATCGTTGGTCTGCCCAACGTCGGCAAGTCAACCCTTTTCAACGCTCTGACGAAGAACCAGGTTCTCGCGGCGAACTACCCGTTCGCCACGATCGAGCCCAACATCGGTGTCGTCAACCTGCCCGATGCCCGGCTGGAGAAACTCGCCGAGATCTTCGGCAGCGAGCGCATCCTGCCGGCTGCGGTGTCGTTCGTCGACATCGCCGGCATCGTGCGCGGCGCCAGCGAGGGTGAGGGCCTAGGCAACAAGTTCCTCGCCAACATCCGCGAGGCCGACGCCATCGCGCAGGTCGTGCGCGGCTTCGCCGACTCCGACGTGGTGCACGTCGACGGCAAGGTCAACCCGGCCGGCGACATGGAGACCATCAACACCGAGCTGATCCTCGCCGACCTGGAGACCCTCGAGAAGGCGATCCCGCGCTTCGAGAAGGAGATCAAGGGCAAGAAGCTCGGCCCGGAGGTGCTCGTGGCCGCCAACGAGGCCCGCGACGTGCTGAACGCCGGAACCCCGCTGTCTGCGGCATCCGTCGACCTCGAGCCCATCAAGGAGCTTGGCCTGCTGACGGCCAAGCCCTTCATCTACGTCTTCAACGTTGACGAGGCTGTGCTGCAGGATGACGCCAAGCTCGCCGAGCTGGCCGCCCTCGTCGCCCCGGCCAAGGCCATCTTCCTGGACGCCAAGCTCGAGTCCGAGCTGATCGACCTGGACGACGAGGATGCCGCCGAGATGCTCGCCTCGACCGGTCAGACCGAGTCCGGCCTCAACCAGCTCGCCCGCATCGGCTTCGACACCCTCGGCCTGCAGACCTACCTCACCGCTGGTCCGAAAGAGACCCGCGCCTGGACCATCCCCAAGGGTGCCAAGGCCCCGCAGGCTGCCGGCGTCATCCACACCGACTTCGAGCGCGGCTTCATCAAGGCCGAGGTCATCTCCTTTGAGGACCTCGTCGAGACCGGCTCGGTCGCCGAGGCTCGTTCCAAGGGCAAGGCCCGCATGGAGGGCAAGGAATACGTCATGCAGGACGGCGACGTCGTGGAGTTCCGCTTCAACGTCTAG
- a CDS encoding exonuclease domain-containing protein, which translates to MPLDFTAIDFETANSSSASACSVGLVKVRDGRVVDEANWFIKPAPPHDEFMMWNTKIHGIVAADVAGAADWAGQLPDLLDFVDGDHLVAHNASFDLGVIKAATIASGLVVPDLRYVCSLQVARRTYHLDSYRLPVAAMAAGFEDFRHHDALADAEACAAIIVHAAARHEAEDLERLAHITRVKVGVIGPVATADHASSHGPMALQ; encoded by the coding sequence GTGCCCCTAGATTTCACCGCGATCGACTTCGAAACCGCCAACTCCTCCTCCGCCTCGGCCTGCTCAGTCGGGCTGGTCAAGGTGCGCGATGGCCGTGTCGTTGACGAGGCGAACTGGTTCATCAAGCCGGCGCCCCCGCACGACGAATTCATGATGTGGAACACGAAGATCCACGGCATTGTGGCGGCGGATGTCGCCGGCGCCGCCGACTGGGCCGGGCAGCTGCCCGACCTCCTCGACTTCGTCGACGGCGACCACCTGGTTGCGCACAATGCGAGCTTCGACCTCGGCGTGATCAAAGCGGCCACGATCGCCAGCGGGCTGGTCGTGCCCGACCTGCGCTACGTCTGCAGTCTGCAGGTGGCGCGGCGCACCTACCACCTGGATTCCTACCGGCTCCCGGTCGCGGCGATGGCGGCCGGCTTCGAGGACTTCCGGCACCACGACGCCCTCGCCGACGCGGAGGCCTGCGCGGCCATCATCGTTCACGCGGCCGCCCGGCACGAGGCCGAAGATCTGGAGCGCCTTGCGCACATCACCCGCGTGAAGGTCGGCGTGATCGGGCCGGTCGCCACGGCCGATCACGCCAGCTCGCACGGGCCGATGGCCCTGCAGTAG
- the glpX gene encoding class II fructose-bisphosphatase: MTSTEPASLYLHPDRNFAMELVRATEAAAIRAVPWIGRGDKLGADGAAVDAMRAFLGTVSFDGLVVIGEGEKDAAPMLFNGERVGNGRGPACDIAVDPIDGTSLTAAGRQNAISVIAVSDRGTMLDASSVFYMDKIVTGPEGHGIIDIRRPIADNIHALAKAKNMDVGDMRIAVLDRPRHEQLIAEIRASGAGTRLMSDGDVAGGINAARYDSRIDMCVGIGGSPEGITTACAIKAIGGFMQTRMAPKDDAERARGEAAGLDCDRVYEADDLVSGGNTFFVATGVTDGGLLAGPRKIGRSHIRTESIILRSKSGTIRRITADHLVSKWLE; the protein is encoded by the coding sequence ATGACGAGCACCGAACCGGCCAGCCTGTACCTTCACCCCGACCGCAACTTCGCGATGGAGCTTGTGCGGGCCACGGAAGCGGCCGCGATCCGTGCCGTGCCCTGGATCGGCCGCGGCGACAAGCTCGGCGCCGACGGCGCGGCCGTCGATGCAATGCGCGCATTCCTCGGCACCGTCAGCTTCGACGGGCTTGTCGTCATCGGCGAGGGCGAGAAAGATGCCGCGCCGATGCTTTTCAACGGCGAGCGCGTCGGCAACGGCCGTGGGCCCGCCTGCGACATCGCGGTCGACCCCATCGACGGAACGAGCCTGACCGCGGCCGGCCGGCAGAACGCGATCTCGGTCATCGCCGTCTCCGACCGCGGCACCATGCTCGACGCCTCCAGCGTCTTCTACATGGACAAGATCGTCACGGGCCCTGAGGGGCACGGCATCATCGACATCCGCCGCCCCATCGCCGACAACATCCACGCCCTGGCCAAAGCCAAGAACATGGACGTCGGCGATATGCGCATCGCCGTTTTGGACCGGCCCCGGCACGAGCAGCTCATCGCCGAGATCCGAGCCTCGGGCGCCGGCACCCGCCTGATGAGCGACGGCGACGTCGCCGGCGGCATCAACGCGGCCCGCTACGACTCGCGGATCGACATGTGCGTTGGCATCGGCGGCAGCCCGGAGGGCATCACCACCGCCTGCGCGATCAAGGCCATCGGCGGCTTCATGCAGACCCGCATGGCGCCGAAGGATGACGCGGAGCGCGCCCGCGGCGAGGCCGCCGGCCTTGACTGCGACCGGGTCTACGAGGCCGATGACCTGGTCAGCGGCGGCAACACCTTCTTCGTCGCCACCGGCGTCACCGACGGCGGGCTGTTGGCCGGGCCGCGCAAGATCGGCCGCAGCCACATCCGCACCGAGAGCATCATCCTGCGCAGCAAGTCGGGCACGATCCGCCGCATCACGGCCGACCACCTCGTCTCGAAGTGGCTCGAGTAG
- the fbaA gene encoding class II fructose-bisphosphate aldolase gives MPIATPEQYAAMLDKAKDKGFAYPAFNVSSSQTINAVLQGLTEAGSDGIIQVTTGGADYFAGHTVKNRAAGALAMAKFVHAVADNYPITVALHTDHCPKNALDDFVMPLIAASEEEVKAGRNPIFQSHMWDGSAVPLTENLEIAKQILPRLKAINAILEVEIGVVGGEEDGVSHDINDSLYTTLDDAIATVEALGLGENGRYMSALTFGNVHGVYKPGNVQLRPALLKEIQDGIQAKYGTGKLPLDLVFHGGSGSTDEEIAEAVANGVIKMNIDTDTQYAYTRAIADYMLKNYDGVLKVDGEVGNKKLYDPRAWGKVAESAMAARVLESTKQLGSFGHSN, from the coding sequence ATGCCCATCGCAACCCCCGAGCAGTACGCCGCAATGCTGGACAAGGCCAAGGACAAGGGATTCGCCTACCCGGCCTTCAACGTGTCGTCCTCGCAGACGATCAACGCCGTGCTCCAGGGGCTCACCGAGGCTGGCTCCGACGGCATCATCCAGGTCACCACGGGCGGCGCCGACTACTTCGCCGGCCACACCGTGAAGAACCGCGCCGCTGGCGCACTGGCCATGGCCAAGTTCGTGCACGCCGTTGCCGACAACTACCCCATCACGGTTGCGCTGCACACCGACCACTGCCCGAAGAACGCCCTCGACGACTTCGTGATGCCGCTGATCGCCGCATCCGAGGAAGAGGTCAAGGCCGGCCGCAACCCCATCTTCCAGTCCCACATGTGGGACGGCTCCGCTGTGCCGCTGACCGAGAACCTCGAGATCGCGAAGCAGATCCTCCCCCGCCTCAAGGCGATCAACGCCATCCTCGAGGTCGAGATCGGCGTCGTCGGCGGCGAGGAAGACGGTGTCAGCCACGACATCAACGACAGCCTGTACACGACGCTCGACGACGCGATCGCCACGGTCGAGGCCCTCGGCCTCGGCGAGAACGGCCGCTACATGTCGGCACTCACCTTCGGCAACGTGCACGGCGTCTACAAGCCGGGCAACGTTCAGCTGCGCCCCGCACTGCTGAAGGAGATCCAGGACGGCATCCAGGCCAAGTACGGCACCGGCAAGCTGCCCCTCGACCTCGTCTTCCACGGCGGCTCCGGCTCGACCGACGAAGAGATCGCCGAGGCCGTGGCCAACGGTGTCATCAAGATGAACATCGACACCGACACGCAGTACGCCTACACCCGCGCGATCGCCGACTACATGCTGAAGAACTACGACGGCGTGCTCAAGGTCGACGGCGAAGTGGGCAACAAGAAGCTCTACGACCCGCGTGCATGGGGCAAGGTCGCCGAGTCGGCCATGGCCGCCCGCGTGCTCGAGTCGACCAAGCAGCTCGGCTCCTTCGGCCACTCGAACTAG
- a CDS encoding DUF6264 family protein, which yields MSENEAAATPDTSRGGERPRPRYGELAPEGWSWQPPAPPEQAEAEPTPAAPAVPVAPRNPVPPAPPAPLGSPAFGAPGQAAPSLRADRRLTITLLVVGLFGLWVAISTLNSIPEAMQILHSQQGLADYVASEADMRSILIGNVLQGILWVATAAWAVLRMQHGKRSFWVPLIGGAASVILLFAVVSMVAANDPLLMQLGGGN from the coding sequence ATGAGCGAAAACGAGGCCGCAGCCACTCCCGACACGTCCAGGGGTGGTGAGCGGCCTCGTCCGCGCTACGGCGAGCTCGCGCCCGAGGGGTGGAGCTGGCAGCCGCCCGCCCCGCCGGAGCAGGCCGAAGCCGAGCCGACGCCGGCAGCGCCCGCCGTGCCGGTGGCACCGCGGAATCCGGTCCCGCCCGCTCCGCCTGCCCCGCTCGGCAGCCCCGCTTTCGGCGCGCCTGGCCAGGCAGCGCCCTCTCTGCGCGCCGACCGCCGCCTCACCATCACCCTGCTGGTGGTCGGCCTGTTCGGCCTCTGGGTGGCTATCAGCACACTCAACTCGATTCCAGAGGCGATGCAGATCCTGCACAGCCAGCAGGGCCTCGCCGACTACGTCGCGAGCGAAGCCGACATGCGCAGCATCCTGATCGGGAACGTGCTGCAGGGCATCCTCTGGGTGGCGACGGCTGCCTGGGCCGTGCTCCGGATGCAGCACGGCAAGCGATCCTTCTGGGTGCCGCTGATCGGCGGCGCCGCATCGGTCATCCTGCTCTTCGCCGTGGTCTCAATGGTGGCTGCGAACGACCCGCTGCTGATGCAGCTGGGCGGCGGCAACTAG
- a CDS encoding YciI family protein: MRFTLLMYYAEQGDTGMSEEEMAPWRDAFNRYARELDDAGVLVAAEVLQASTESATLTLRDNNRVNLVGPFLDTPEKLGGFFVIEAHDPAAALEWAEKCPAAQWGTLEIRPTAVSWSHDDGWHAPN; the protein is encoded by the coding sequence ATGCGATTCACACTGCTGATGTACTACGCCGAACAGGGCGACACCGGGATGAGCGAAGAAGAGATGGCGCCCTGGCGCGACGCCTTCAATCGCTACGCGCGAGAACTCGACGACGCCGGGGTGTTGGTCGCGGCCGAAGTGCTGCAGGCCTCGACCGAGTCGGCGACGCTCACTCTGCGCGACAACAACCGGGTCAACCTGGTCGGCCCGTTCCTCGACACCCCCGAGAAACTCGGGGGCTTCTTCGTGATCGAAGCGCACGACCCAGCCGCCGCGCTGGAATGGGCGGAGAAGTGCCCGGCTGCCCAGTGGGGCACGCTGGAGATCCGGCCGACCGCCGTCAGCTGGTCGCACGACGACGGCTGGCACGCACCGAATTGA
- a CDS encoding 4-hydroxy-3-methylbut-2-enyl diphosphate reductase — MPRIPSRRGHLKNNPVSGEKKVLLAAPRGYCAGVDRAVIAVEKALEHYGAPIYVRKQIVHNIHVVTELEALGAIFVEEVDEVPEGSHLVFSAHGVSPAVVNAAADRGLQAIDATCPLVTKVHREAVRFARDDYEILLIGHEGHEEVEGTAGEAPDHVTIVNSPDDVDNIEVKDPDKVVWLSQTTLSVDETMETVRRLREKFPKLQDPPSDDICYATQNRQVAIKKVARDAELVIVVGSANSSNSVRLVEVALEYGAKAAYRVDYASEVKQEWLDGVATVGVTSGASVPEELVQELLRDLADAGYGAVQEVKTAEEDLIFSLPKELRKGISGKQDPRALGGRTTAASTAADSDCNTK; from the coding sequence ATGCCCCGCATCCCCAGTCGCCGTGGGCACCTTAAAAACAATCCTGTCTCCGGCGAGAAGAAGGTGCTGCTGGCAGCACCGCGCGGATACTGCGCCGGCGTGGACCGTGCCGTGATCGCCGTGGAGAAGGCGCTGGAGCACTACGGCGCCCCGATCTACGTGCGCAAGCAGATCGTGCACAACATCCACGTCGTGACCGAGTTGGAAGCGCTCGGCGCCATCTTCGTCGAAGAGGTCGACGAAGTACCGGAGGGCTCGCACCTCGTTTTCAGCGCGCACGGCGTCTCGCCGGCCGTCGTCAACGCCGCAGCCGACCGCGGCCTGCAGGCCATCGACGCCACCTGCCCGCTGGTCACCAAGGTGCACCGCGAGGCCGTGCGCTTCGCCCGCGACGACTACGAGATCTTGCTGATCGGCCACGAAGGGCATGAGGAGGTCGAGGGCACCGCCGGTGAGGCACCCGACCACGTGACCATCGTGAACAGCCCGGACGACGTCGACAACATCGAGGTGAAGGATCCGGACAAGGTTGTCTGGCTCTCGCAGACCACGCTGAGCGTCGACGAGACCATGGAGACGGTACGCCGCCTGCGCGAGAAGTTCCCCAAGCTGCAGGACCCGCCCAGCGACGACATTTGCTACGCCACCCAGAACCGCCAGGTCGCCATCAAGAAGGTGGCCCGCGACGCGGAGCTCGTCATCGTTGTCGGCTCCGCCAACAGCTCCAACAGCGTGCGCCTCGTCGAGGTCGCACTGGAGTACGGCGCCAAGGCCGCCTACCGGGTCGACTACGCCAGCGAGGTCAAGCAGGAGTGGCTCGACGGCGTCGCCACGGTGGGCGTCACGAGTGGCGCCTCCGTGCCGGAGGAACTGGTGCAGGAACTGCTGCGCGACCTCGCGGATGCCGGTTACGGCGCCGTGCAGGAAGTGAAGACGGCCGAGGAAGACCTCATCTTCAGCCTGCCGAAGGAGCTGCGCAAGGGCATCTCCGGCAAGCAGGACCCGCGCGCGCTCGGCGGCCGCACCACCGCTGCCAGCACGGCAGCGGATTCCGACTGCAACACCAAGTAG